One part of the Treponema peruense genome encodes these proteins:
- the hisG gene encoding ATP phosphoribosyltransferase has protein sequence MEKLKILLAKGRIYESVYELLSDVGISINLPDRTYFPTTNQKDLAFQVVKPQIVSNLIAGEKADVGFSGKDWVYENGVQDEVIEIMDLGFDPVRIVAAIPDTFDYDKVVSAPVTIATEYQNLSAGWVAAKKIKGTIFRTWGTSEGFVQDNEESIAQILIDNTSTGSSLHANHLKIVDTLMESSTRMYASKKAMADPEKKQKILELKMLFETVLNARSRVMLEMNVSEEKFESLVAGLPSMRSPTVSPLFGGNGYAIKIAVKKSDVPVLLPKLQSLGATDIVEYELRKVMI, from the coding sequence ATGGAAAAATTGAAGATTTTGTTGGCCAAAGGCAGAATTTACGAATCTGTCTACGAGCTTTTAAGTGATGTGGGAATTTCTATTAATCTTCCCGACCGCACATATTTTCCGACTACAAACCAGAAGGATCTTGCCTTTCAGGTAGTAAAGCCCCAGATTGTAAGCAATTTGATTGCCGGTGAAAAGGCAGATGTTGGATTTTCGGGAAAAGACTGGGTTTACGAAAATGGTGTTCAGGATGAAGTTATAGAAATCATGGATTTGGGTTTTGATCCGGTAAGAATAGTTGCCGCAATTCCTGATACATTTGACTATGATAAGGTTGTGTCTGCGCCGGTAACAATTGCGACAGAATACCAGAACCTCAGTGCAGGATGGGTTGCCGCAAAAAAAATCAAGGGAACAATTTTCCGCACGTGGGGAACAAGCGAAGGTTTCGTTCAGGATAACGAAGAGTCAATAGCGCAGATTCTTATTGACAACACAAGTACAGGTTCTTCACTGCATGCAAATCACCTTAAGATTGTTGACACTCTCATGGAATCTTCTACACGCATGTATGCTTCAAAGAAAGCCATGGCAGACCCCGAAAAAAAGCAGAAGATTCTTGAACTTAAGATGCTGTTCGAGACGGTACTCAATGCCCGTTCACGCGTAATGCTCGAAATGAATGTTTCCGAAGAAAAGTTTGAGTCTCTGGTAGCAGGACTTCCTTCAATGAGAAGCCCGACCGTAAGCCCTCTCTTTGGCGGAAACGGTTATGCCATTAAAATTGCAGTAAAGAAAAGCGATGTACCTGTACTTCTCCCGAAACTTCAGTCTCTGGGTGCAACAGACATTGTTGAATATGAACTGCGCAAAGTAATGATTTGA
- a CDS encoding imidazoleglycerol-phosphate dehydratase, protein MRTAEIIRNTSETQIKLALNLDGTGRCDVKNPLGFFDHLLRSFCKHGMFDLTGELKGDLHVDEHHLIEDTGITLGMCFAKALGDCAGIFRSGFFIYPMDESLLSASVDFGGRPYLFCEAGLSNIPLVSMSPEGVQSSFQTDCFEDFWQGFVSSARCNLHLETLRGRSDHHKMEGLFKAAARAIRSAVEIDPRRNGEIPSTKGLIV, encoded by the coding sequence ATGCGAACAGCAGAAATCATAAGAAATACTTCCGAAACACAGATAAAACTTGCCCTCAATCTGGACGGAACCGGCCGCTGTGATGTTAAGAATCCGCTTGGTTTTTTTGATCACCTTCTGCGTTCCTTCTGTAAACACGGAATGTTCGATCTTACAGGTGAACTTAAGGGCGACCTTCATGTAGATGAGCACCATTTAATAGAAGATACCGGAATAACCCTTGGCATGTGTTTTGCAAAGGCTCTGGGTGACTGCGCCGGTATTTTCAGAAGCGGTTTTTTCATCTACCCGATGGACGAAAGTCTTCTTTCTGCGTCTGTGGATTTTGGCGGAAGACCTTATCTTTTTTGCGAAGCCGGTCTGTCAAACATTCCGCTTGTGTCAATGAGCCCCGAAGGCGTTCAGTCTTCTTTCCAGACAGACTGTTTTGAAGACTTCTGGCAGGGCTTTGTGTCTTCGGCAAGATGCAATCTGCATCTGGAAACACTGCGCGGAAGAAGTGATCATCATAAAATGGAAGGATTGTTCAAGGCTGCTGCCCGCGCAATCCGTTCTGCCGTGGAAATTGATCCGCGAAGAAATGGAGAGATTCCGTCAACAAAAGGACTTATTGTCTGA
- the purD gene encoding phosphoribosylamine--glycine ligase, which yields MKVIVIGNGGREHAIAWKLAQSSSVTDVICVPGNGGTALEEKCTNIDPSSYSGELSGNDVFVKIAQDNSCTLAVVGPENPLAEGMADAFWKAGIPAVGPKYAAAQLEASKDLAKDFMQKYGVACAESKTFTDEAQALTYIEEKGAPIVVKADGLAAGKGVIVAQTVQQAKDAVKELMEGGMVGDAGKKLVIEQYLRGAEISILAAVSVTPEYAKEGKACIVPFLSARDHKRLLDGAKGPNTGGMGAISPVDDVTPLIMSQFEKNILEPTLKGLVAEGYDYRGFIFFGLMLTAEGPKCLEYNVRLGDPETQAVLPLMDFDFKKMCDAIVDGSLKSFDFKWKKGYVVAPVAVSGGYPKSYKKGIPIEIAKAKIASDAKIFVAGAIEERCAHKDGTPSLVTSGGRVLACSAYGDTFDEAWKKAYSTMGAVKFKDMFYRKDIGLPGAAESN from the coding sequence ATGAAAGTAATCGTCATTGGAAACGGCGGCCGTGAGCACGCCATAGCCTGGAAGCTTGCACAAAGCAGTTCCGTTACAGATGTAATCTGCGTTCCCGGAAACGGAGGCACAGCTCTTGAGGAAAAATGCACAAACATCGATCCGTCATCATATTCCGGTGAACTTTCCGGAAACGACGTCTTTGTTAAAATCGCACAGGACAATTCCTGCACACTTGCTGTTGTAGGCCCCGAAAATCCGCTTGCAGAAGGAATGGCAGATGCATTCTGGAAAGCTGGAATTCCTGCAGTCGGTCCAAAATACGCAGCCGCACAGCTCGAAGCCAGCAAAGACCTTGCAAAAGACTTTATGCAAAAATACGGTGTAGCGTGTGCAGAAAGCAAAACTTTTACAGATGAAGCACAGGCACTTACTTATATAGAAGAAAAAGGCGCTCCAATTGTTGTAAAAGCAGACGGTCTTGCAGCAGGAAAAGGCGTAATTGTTGCCCAGACAGTACAGCAGGCCAAAGATGCAGTTAAAGAACTTATGGAAGGCGGAATGGTCGGTGATGCAGGAAAAAAACTTGTAATCGAACAGTACCTTCGCGGTGCCGAAATTTCAATTCTTGCTGCCGTAAGTGTTACACCTGAATATGCAAAGGAAGGAAAAGCATGCATTGTTCCGTTCCTGAGTGCACGCGACCACAAAAGGCTTCTTGACGGTGCAAAGGGCCCCAATACAGGCGGAATGGGAGCAATCTCACCTGTAGACGACGTAACTCCTTTGATTATGTCACAGTTTGAAAAAAACATTCTTGAGCCTACACTCAAAGGACTTGTTGCAGAAGGCTATGACTACCGCGGATTCATTTTCTTTGGTCTCATGCTTACTGCCGAAGGACCAAAATGTCTTGAATACAACGTTCGTCTCGGAGACCCTGAGACACAGGCTGTTCTGCCGCTCATGGACTTTGACTTCAAAAAAATGTGCGACGCAATTGTAGACGGCTCACTCAAATCTTTTGACTTCAAATGGAAAAAAGGATACGTTGTAGCTCCTGTTGCCGTAAGCGGAGGATATCCGAAGTCATACAAAAAAGGCATTCCGATAGAAATTGCAAAGGCAAAGATTGCTTCTGACGCAAAGATATTTGTTGCCGGTGCAATTGAAGAACGCTGTGCACACAAAGACGGAACCCCATCCCTTGTTACCAGCGGAGGACGCGTTCTTGCATGTTCAGCATACGGAGACACCTTTGATGAAGCATGGAAAAAAGCCTACTCAACAATGGGTGCCGTAAAATTCAAGGATATGTTCTACAGAAAAGACATAGGCCTTCCCGGCGCCGCAGAATCAAACTAA